The Brachypodium distachyon strain Bd21 chromosome 4, Brachypodium_distachyon_v3.0, whole genome shotgun sequence nucleotide sequence CAGGCGCCGCTTTGGCAGCCGGCGTCGCTGTTGCAATACTTAGCGCCGAGCCCGCAGCGCCCATCCTTGTTGCAGCAGAAGTTGTTGGGGCATTCAGGATTTTGGGTGCCTTTGCCGCACTTGATGTCGTAGTGGCAAGGGCCGCTCTGGCACTTGTTGTTGCGGCAGAACCAGTCTCCCAAGCCACAGTACCCATCCCAGCTGCAGCACTGGTTGTTGGGGCACGTCGCACCGTTGTTCTGCCACCCGCAGCGCCTGCTGCCACTGCAGGCGCCGCTCTGGCAGCCGGTGCCGCAGTAAGCGCTGCCAAGGCCGCAGAGGCCGCCGGCACTGCAGCAGAGATTGTTGGGGCACTCCATGTTGTCCTTGTCCTTGCCACACTCCGGGGAGCATTTCCCTTCCTCCGGCTGGACATAATAAGCATCGGCGTGCGTCGCCAAGGCGAGCGCCAGCGCGAGGAGGATCTGCACCTTCTTCGGCATGGCCAGCTGCTTAGTTTCTGGATGTGTAGCTCAGATCTATTGAGAGTAGTACAAGCTAGGGGCGATGGATGGAAATGTAGGGCATGTCTTGGGTCCTTTATATAGGGGTTGAGAGAGATTTGACTTGGCCATGCAGAGGTGCATTTTGGAAATAAGGTccatatgcatatgcatgtgatgtcatctttttatatattttataacTCCTGACACGATCTGTTCTTGAGAGCTGTGGCACCATCGATCCTTTCATTTTTGCACGCGAGGCAACATCAATTCATGCAGGGCATGGAGAGTgccctagctagcttgctACTATACTTGGGAGGATGATGCGGATGATCAACACGTATAAACTTTCATTTGTTTCTCTCAAATAGATCCGTTGGTTAGGGTGATCTCCAAGATGCTGCTAGCTTTCATTGGTTTACAGATAGATGTTATTTAGggcaccttttgtttttgtttagaTATATATACTAGC carries:
- the LOC100835751 gene encoding agglutinin isolectin 1, with the protein product MPKKVQILLALALALATHADAYYVQPEEGKCSPECGKDKDNMECPNNLCCSAGGLCGLGSAYCGTGCQSGACSGSRRCGWQNNGATCPNNQCCSWDGYCGLGDWFCRNNKCQSGPCHYDIKCGKGTQNPECPNNFCCNKDGRCGLGAKYCNSDAGCQSGACYDDSVTMGTRQSCRNKEGGTGKSCIKKQGCTRP